The Bos mutus isolate GX-2022 chromosome 12, NWIPB_WYAK_1.1, whole genome shotgun sequence genome includes a window with the following:
- the POMP gene encoding proteasome maturation protein, which translates to MNARGLGSQLKDSIPVTELSASGPFESHDLLRKGFSCVKNELLPSHPLELSEKNFQLNQDKMNFSTLRNIQGLFAPLKLQMEFKAVQQVQRLPFLPSSNLSLDILRGNDETIGFEDILNDPSQSELMGEPHLMVEYKLGLL; encoded by the exons ATG AATGCCAGAGGACTTGGATCTCAGCTAAAGGACAGTATTCCAGTTACTGAGCTGTCAGCAAGTGGACCTTTTGAAAGTCATGATCTTCTTCGAAAGGG tttctcttgtGTGAAAAATGAACTTCTGCCCAGTCATCCTCttgaattatcagaaaaaaat TTCCAGCTCAACCAAGACAAGATGAACTTCTCCACACTGAGAAACATCCAGGGTCTTTTTGCACCACTAAAACTGCAGATGGAATTCAAGGCAGTGCAGCAG GTTCAGCgtcttccatttcttccaagctcAAACCTTTCACTGGATATTTTGAGGGGTAACGATGAGACTATTGGATTTGAAGATATTCTTAATG acCCATCACAAAGTGAACTAATGGGAGAACCGCATTTGATGGTTGAATATAAACTTGGCTTACTGTAA